The stretch of DNA AGCGTCAACTTCGTGACCGCGCACGACGGGTTCACGCTGCTCGACCTGGTGTCGTACAACGACAAGCACAACGAGGCCAACGGTGAGGGAAACCGGGACGGCGAGAGCGCCAACAGGTCATGGAACTGCGGGGCGGAGGGGGACAGCGACGACCCGGCCGTTCTGGAACTGAGGGCCCGCCAGCAGCGCAACTTCCTTGCCACACTGCTGCTTTCGCAGGGCATCCCGATGCTGTGCCACGGCGACGAACTGGGGCGTACCCAGGGTGGCAACAACAACGCCTACTGCCAGGACAACGAGGTCTCCTGGATCGACTGGCGGCTGACCCGCGAGGAGCGGGAACTCGCGGACTTCACGCGATACCTGATCGGCCTGCGCAGCGCCCACCCCGTGCTGCGCCGGCGCCGCTTCTTCCAGGGGAAGACCGCGACCCGCAACGACCAGCCCCTGCCCGACCTGGTGTGGCTGCTGCCGGACGGCCGCGCGATGGCGGAAGAGGACTGGCAGCGCTCCGACGCGCACTCCGTCACGGTCTTCCTCAACGGCGACGCCATCGCCGAACCCGACCGGCAGGGCCGTCCCTTGGTGGACGACTCCTTCCTCCTGCTGTTGAACGGCTACTGGGAACCGGTCGACTTCCGTCTGCCCGGCCGTGCCTACGGCGACCGCTGGACCACCCTCCTCGACACCGCCGAACCCCTGGGCCCCCCGGACGAGGCCGAGCACAAACCGGGCGGCACCCTCCGCGCCGACCCCCGCAGCCTGATCCTCCTGTCCCGGCCGCCGAAAACTCCCCACTGACCACAGCCGGGCGTGCGGGGGTGCCGGTGAGCGGGGCCGGGGCCTTCCGTCCCGTGTGCCGAACCTGGTGGCGGCCGGGGCCTGTCGCCGTGCCGGGGCGGAGCGACGGGTTCCGGAGCACCCGCACGTCCTCCGACCCGTGCCGCGCACGGGATCTCGGCCCCGGGCCGGAACCTCCGTCCGACCGCCCCGACACGCCCCCCGCCGACCCGCACCGGGATCTGCGGCCTACGCCCGCGCTTCGGGTAGCGCGCGGCGGGCTTCGGCGCTGTGCGTGCCGCGATGCCAGTCGGCTACTCCGATGCGCCTGACCGCGCGGCACCGCTTCGATGCTTGCGTCGGCCCGCGGCCTGTGGCCGGTGGTGGGATGGGCTGCCGTTCAGGCCGTGCGGCGGGATGTCACGGTGGATTGGGCGCCGTCCTGGTCGCGGGGCAGGGCTTTGGCGGGGGCCTTGTGCGGGGTGGTTGTCGGTGTGATGCCGGTGGCGTGGGGCGCAGAGCGGGCGTCGGCCTGTGGCCGGTGGTGGGATGGGCCGCCGTTCAGGCCGTGCGGCGGGATGTCACGGTGGATTGGGCGCCGTCCTGGTCGCGGGGCAGGGCTTTGGCGGGGGCCTTGTGCGGGGTCGTTGTCGGTGTGATGCCGGTGGCGTGGGGCGCAGAGCGGGCGTCGGCCTGTGGCCGGTGGTGGGATGGGCCGCCGTTCAGGCTTCGCGGCGGGACGTCACCGTGAACTGGGCGCCGTCCCGGTCGCGGAGTACGGCCTCGTCGGGGCCCTCGCGCAGGACGCTGCCGCCGTGGACCTCGGCGGCGCGGGCGCAGGCGGCCACGTCGGCCACGCGGAAGTGGATCTGCCAGTGCGGGCGGATCGTGGGGTCCGGCGCCGCCTCCAGCGCGCCGGACTCGATGCGTGCCACGACCTCGCCGTGGCTGCGCAGCACCACCTCGTCGCCCTCGTAGCGGACCTCGCAGCAGCCGGGCCGCCGTGAGGCCCAGTCCAGGACCTCGCCGTAGAAGATCGCGGCGTCGAAGGCGTCGCGTGTGTGCAGCCGGATGAAGGCCGGCGCGGCCTTGCGCCAGGTCTCCCAGTCCGTGAAGAGGTCACCCTCCCAGATCCCGAAGGTCGCGCCGTCCCGGTCGGCCAGCAGCGCCGCGCGCCCCGGCGGGAAGGAGATCGGGCCGACCGCGGCCGTACCGCCGCGTTCCTGCACCCGCGCGACAGCCTGGTCGGCGCTGGGCACGGCGAAGTACGGCGTCCAGGCGACCGCCATCTGCCACATCGCGGCCACCGCGCCGATCCCCGCGACCGGGGCACCCTCCGCGAGCGCGATGCGGAAGTGGTCGCCGAGTCTGGCCGGACGCCACTCCCAGCCCAGCACCGCCCGGTAGAACTCCTCCGTGGCCTGGAGGTCCCGGCTGGTCAGGCTCACCCAGCAGGGCGCGCCGCACACCGAGTGCGTGGAGACGACGTCGGGAGAACTGCCGGAAGGTGTCCTGTCGTGGTTCATGTCCCGTCCTGGTCGTGTCAGACCGGTTTGCACCAGCCTGACACCAGTGTCCGACCGGCACGCGGAAGACGCCTGCCGAGTACCCGCGGGACGCCGCCGAAACGGCGCGGGACACGGCAGCCCCGCCCCGCGGGCGAGCCGCGGCGCGGCTCACCCGGCCTCGGCGAGCAGCTCCTCGCGCAGCTGGGCGAAACACCCGCTGAGCAGGCGCGAGACATGCATCTGCGAGATGCCCAGCTGCTGCGCGATCCGGCTCTGCGTCATGCCCCCGAAGAACCTGAGGTACAGGATGGTGCGCTCGCGTTCGGGCAGCGCCTCCAGACAGGGCCTGACCGCCACCCGGTCCACGACCAGGTCGAACCGCGCGTCGGCCTCGCCCAGCCCGTCGCCGAGCGCGTAGCCGTCCGTACCGGGGACCTCCGCCTCCAGCGACAGCGCGGCGAAGCAGTCCAGGGCCTCCATCCCGGTGTGCACGTCGCTCACGCTCAGGTGCGCGTACTCGGCGATCTCGGCCACGGTCGGCGTCCGGCCGGGCGTGGTCTGCGCCAGCTCCTTCGTGGCGCGCCGTACCCGGTTGCGCAGGTCCTGGACCCGGCGCGGCACGTGCAGCGTCCACATGTGGTCGCGGAAGTGCCGCTTGATCTCCCCGGTGACCGTCGGCACGGCGTACGCCTCGAACGCGTAGCCACGCGCCGGGTCGTAGTGGTCGACGGCCTTGACCAGGCCCAGCGCTGCCACCTGGTACAGATCCTCCAGGGCCTCGCCCCGCCCGCGGAACCGTACGGCGATCCGCTCGGCCATGGGCAGCCACACCTGTACCAGCTCGTCCCTCAGCGCCTTGCGCTCGGCGCCGTCGGGCATGCAAGCGAGCCGCTCGAACGCCTCGGCGGTGTCGGGGGCGTCGTCGTGCGGATGGGCCTTCGTTCTGCCGGTGGTACGCATGAGCTGCGCCTCCCTCAGCAGGTGCTGGATGGACGGACACCTTGGGAGGGGCGGGGCTCGGACCGAACGGAGATGAACAACGGGGCCCGGCGCGCCGGCTCCCACGGACGTGCCTCCTGTCCGAAGCACTGGACTCGGGATTCCCGAAGTCGGCGATTTCGAAACTGTTCCGGGAATGCGGTGACGGTATGCGACCGCACGAATCTCAATTGTTGTCCAGAATCCGGAGAATCGCCACCGGAGGAATTGCGTGCATTTCCATGGCGGTGCGAATGCGGACGCGCCCGCCGGTTCCGCGCCGTGCCGGAGCCGCCTCCGCATCCGCCTCCCCGCCGCCTCCGCACCCGCCCGCCGCCGCGCCCGGGGCATCCTTGACCGGCTCTTGGGGTGATTACCTCTGCTACAGAGATAATCTGGTGGACGTGACCCCGGAGACCTTCCCCGAAGAGCTGGCCGACGCCCTCGTCGGCGTCCAGCGGCTGATCCGCCGACGACTGCGCGCCGGGATGACCGTGCCCCGGCTGCGCGGTGCCGAGAACGAGCTGCTGCGTCTGGTCGAGGGCCGCCCCGGCATAGGCGTCTCGGAGGCCGCCAAGGAGCTGCACCTGGCGGGCAACTCCGTCTCGACACTGGTCAACCAGCTCGTCCGGGACGGTCAGTTGATCCGTGAGACGGACCCCGCCGACCGGCGGGCCGCGCGCCTGCTGCTGACGGAGGCAGCCAGGACCCGCCTGCGCGACTGGCGGGAACGCCGCGCGGCCCTCGTACGCCATCAGGTGGACCGGCTCGACCAGACGGACCGGGACGCGCTGCGCGCGGCGGTGCCCGCCCTGCGCAGACTGGCCGAGAACCTGCACGAGGAGGCCGATCGCCCATGACCCGGAACGCTGCCGCCGAGCCGGCCGACGACGCCGTCGCCTGCACCGGACTCGCCTACGCCTTCGGCGACACCAACGCCGTCGACGGCGTGGACCTGTCCGTGCGCCCGGGCGAGGTGTTCGGGCTGCTCGGCCCGAACGGCGCCGGGAAGACCACGGCGATCCGCTGCATCACCACCCTTCTGCCGGTCCCCTCCGGCATGGTCCGCGTCTTCGGCCGCGACGCCGCCTCCGACCGCATGGCGGTACGCCGCCTGCTGGGTTACGTCCCGCAGCAGTTGTCCGCCGACGCCGCCCTCACCGGCCGGGAGAACGTCACCCTGTTCGCCCGCGTCTTCGACGTCCCGCGCCGCGAACGCGCCGAACGGGTCGCCCAGGCGCTGGCCGCGGTCGGTCTGGCCGACGCCGCCGACCGGCTGGCGAACACCTACTCCGGCGGCATGGTCCGCCGCCTCGAACTCGCTCAGGCCCTGGTCAGCTCACCCCGCCTGCTGATCCTCGACGAACCGACGATCGGCCTGGACCCGATCGCCCGCACCGGGGTGTGGGAGCACATCGGCGCGGTCCGCGCCGCCACCGGCATGACGGTCCTGGTGACCACCCACTACATGGACGAGGCCGACACGTACTGCGACCGGGTCGCCCTGATGCACCGCGGCCGCATCCGGGCCCTCGGCACCCCGGCCGAGCTGCGCGACGGACTCGGCGAGCGCCGCCGCGCCCAGGGCGCCCCGGCCACGGACCCGCTGCCCACGCTGGAGGACGTCTTCCGCGACGTGGCCGGCAGCGGCCTCGACGACACCTCAGGAGACTTCCGCGATGTCCGAAGTACCCGCCGCACCGCGCGCCGCGTCGGCTGACGCCGTCAGCGCCGACGACATCGGGCTGCTGCTGCGGCCCCCGCAGCCCCGTGCCGGCTGCTGCCCGCCCGGGTCGTCGCCATGTGCGCGGTGGAGCTGCAGAAGCTCCGCCACGACCGCACCGAGCTGTACACCCGCGCGGTGCAGCCCGCCCTGTGGCTGCTGATCTTCGGTCAGACCTTCACCCGCATCCGGGCGATCCCCACCGGCGGCATCCCGTACATCGACTTCATGGCGCCGGGCATCATCGCCCAGTCCGCCATGTTCATCGCGATCTTCTACGGCATCCAGATCATCTGGGAGCGCGACGCGGGCGTCCTCAACAAGCTCCTGGTCACTCCGACCCCGCGCTCCGCCCTGGTCACCGGCAAGGCGTTCGCGGCCGGGGTGAAGGCGCTGATCCAGGCGATCGTCGTGATCGCCATCGCCGCCCTGCTCGGTGTGGCGCTGACCTGGAACCCGCTGAAGCTGCTGGGCGTCGCCGCGGCCGTCGTCCTCGGCTCGGCGTTCTTCGCCTGCCTGTCGATGACCATCGCCGGCATCGTGCTCAGCCGCGACCGGCTGATGGGCATCGGGCAGGCGATCACGATGCCGCTGTTCTTCGGTTCCAACGCCCTCTACCCGATCGCCGTCATGCCCGGCTGGCTCCAGGCCGTCAGCAAGGCCAACCCGCTCAGCTATCAGGTCGACGCCCTGCGCGGGCTGCTGCTCGGCACCCCCGCGCACCTCGCCACCGACTTCGCCGTCCTCGTGGTGGCCGCCGCGCTCGGCATCACCGCGGCCTCCGCGCTGCTCGGCCGCCTGGCCCGCTGACGACGCCCTGCGGACCGCCGGCCGGGCCGCCCGTCGGAGTGATGTGCGGCACGCCCCGGAGACCGCTTCGAGGGCCCGTCGGCGAATTCCTCCTGCCCACGGCTTGATCAGCGATCAAAGACGGTGAATTCCCCGGCCACGGCGCATTCCGCACATTTGACAGTGCGCTGAGCGCGCGGATAGGAAGCAGCTCTTGGAAGTCGAGAGGTGCATTGTGTACGAGCCGAACGTGGTCGGGGACTGGCAGGAGTACGAGGAGCATGCCGGTCTGCGCGTCCGCGTCCACCGCCTGGAGCGGTCGGAGCCGCCGCGGGGGCGCGACGAGGCCGCCGAGGGTCTGACGTACTTCCGCCTCCGCGTCACCGTGGAGAACCGCGGCACGCGGCGCTTCGGCGTCCACCTGGAGGACGGGCAGATCGACGTGCGGATCGGCCCGGACGGGGACGGCGCGTTCGTCGACTGGCGCAACTCGCAGTTCATCGAGGGCTTCGACGTCTATCCGCTGCGCCGGGTCACGGCGGTGCTGTACGCGGCGGGGCCGGAGGCCGCTCTGTCCCAGATCGACGCGCAGATCCAGCTGCGGGTCGACGAGGAGTGGACCTCGCGCGCGCTGTGGACCGGCTGCGTCGACGGGCACGAGGAGCCCGCCGGGACCGGCACGCCCCCGGCCGGCGGACCCGGCGGGCTGGCGCACCAGATCAGCACCTTCCTGCGCGACCAGGCGGGACCGGGAACCGCGGGCTGATCCCGCCGTACTCCGCCGTACGCCTGCAGCACTCAGCCGCGCCCGCGCCGCACCCCGCCGTACGCTCGGAGCGCCCCCGCCGTACTCCGTCGAGTCCGCGCCGTGCGCCGGTGTGTTTCCGCCGTTGTCGGCTGCCCCGCCGTACCCCCGGAGCGCCTCCGCCGTCCTGGGCCGCCCCGCCGTGCCCCGGTGTGTTTCCGCCGTCCCCTGCCGCGCCCGCGTCGTCAGTGCGGGATGCCGTCGATGATCTCCCGGGCGCCCTGGCGGAGCAGGGCGACGGCGACCGACGTGCCGAGTGTGGCCGCGTCCAGCCGGCCCGCCAACTCGTGGGCGTTCAGCCGGATCTTGCCGTCGGGGGTGAACACACAGGCCCGCAGCGAGAGTTCTCCGGCGCGGTCGACGTGCGCGTACCCGGCGATCGGGCTGTTGCAGTGCCCCTGGAGCACATGCAGGAACATGCGTTCGGCGGTGGCCGCGCGATGGGTGCCGGGGTCGCCGAGCGGGCCGACCGCCTCGATGAGTTCGCTGTCGCCCTCCCGGCACTGGAGGGCGAGGATGCCCGCGCCGATGGGCGGCATCATCGCCTCCGGGGACAGCACCTCGCTGATGACGTCCGCGCGCCCGATGCGCTCCAGGCCCGACGCGGCGAGCAGGAGCGCGTCCGCCTCACCCGCGGCCAGCTTCTCCAGCCGCCGGTTGGCGTTGCCGCGGAACGGCACGCAGTCGAGGTGCGGGTGGCCGGCCGCGAGCTGGGCGACACGGCGGACCGAGGACGTGCCGACGCGGGTGCCGGCCGGGAGCTCGTCCAGGGTGAGCCCGCCGGGGTGGACGAGGGCGTCACGGACGTCGTCCCGCTTCAGGAACGCGGCGAACGTCGTGCCGGCCGGCAGCGGCCGGTCGGCGGGAACGTCCTTCAGACAGTGCACCGCGAGGTCCGCCTCGCCGGCCAGCAGCGCCGCGTCGACCTCCTTGGTGAAGGCGCCCTTGCCCTCGACCGCGGACAGATCGCCCAGCCACGTGTCGCCGGTGGTGCGCACCGGGACCACCTCGGTGCGCACACCGGGGTGCGCGGCGGCCAGTTCGGCGCGGACGCGTTCCACCTGGGCGAGCGCCATGGGGGAGTCGCGGGAGACGATACGGATCAGTTCGGGGACGGACATGCGGGACACCATAGACCTCGCTGCCGGCGACCCGTGCGGTTCAAGACGTTCGGATGCAGGGAAGTTGACGTGCCGTCACATCTCCTGATCGTCGGGCGGGTCCGCCACCGCGGCCTCCTCGGGGGTGAGGTCGGGGCGCAGCCGCAGCCAGGAGGGCTGGCGCAGCATCCCGGCCCGGGTGCGCACGCTGTAGCGGACCTCGCCGACCAGCCGCGGCAGCACCCAGTGCGCCCCGCGCACCGCCGGCACGGGGTCGAAGGGGCACACGTCGGTCGCCAGGGCGGCGAGCAGCGCGGCGAGCTCGGACCGCTCCGCCTCGCTCCAGCCGGTGCCCACACTGCCGACGTAGCGCAGCCGCCCGCCCTTGAACCGGCCCATCAGGACGGCGCCCGGCAGGCCCGTCAGCCGCCCCTTGCCGGGCAGCCAGCCGCCCACGAGGACGTCCTCGCTGCGCATGTTGCGGATCTTGATCCAGGCCCGGGAGCGCACCCCCGGCTCGTACACCGAGTTCAGCCGCTTGCACAGCAGGCCCTCAAGACCGTGCTCGCGGGTGGCGGCCAGGGCCTCGGCGCCGTGGCCGACGACCGCCGAGGGCGTCGACCAGTACGGACCCGTCAGGCCGAGGTCCTCCAGGCGCTCGCGGCGCCGGATGTAGGGGAGGGCGAGCAGCGGGTGCGCGCCCAGGTGCATCACGTCGAACAGGACGAGGTGGACGGGGACCCGGGCGGCCCTGCGCGCTGCCCGGCCGGGGGCGTGGGCCAGTCCCATGCGCCCCTGGAGCAACTGGAAGTTCGCCCGTCCCTGCTCGTCCAGCGCCAGCACCTCCCCGTCCAGGATCGCGGGCGTGGCGCCGAGCACCCGGCCGAGAGGCCTCAGTTCGGGGTAGGCGGCGGTGATGTCCTCACCGGAGCGGGCCCGCAGCAGCAGCCCGCCGTCACCGGGCAGATACGCCACCACGCGCTGGCCGTCCTGCTTCGTCTCGTACGCCCACCGCGCGTCCTGAGCGGCCGGCGGAAGCGGGCCGGGCGTGGCGAGCATGGGCGGGATCAGCGGCAGGGTCACGGCAGAGATGTCGACGAACCGGCATGCCGCCACGCGCGCCGGGCGGCACTTTCCCCTGAAAGGGTCCCCGCGGCGGCCTGTGCGCGGACCCGTCGCGGACGGGGGAGGGGAGGCCCTGTCGCCCGGGGCGGAAAACGCTGTCACGATCGGCGGAGACCGTTACGACGACCATCGGAGCGCGCGGATGACGACGGACACGGGCACAGCGGGCGGGCGCGGGGCCGGCGGGATCGAGGTGAGGCCGATCGCCGGGTACATCGGGGCCGAGGTCACCGGAGTGGATCTGGCCGGAGGGTTCGACGACGCCGTGGCCGCGGAGATCCGTGCGGCGGTGCTGCGCTGGAAGGTGCTGTTCTTCCGCGGGCAGCGGCTGGACCACGCCTCCCACGTGGCCCTCGCCCGCCGCTTCGGCGAGCCGGTGGTCCTGCGGCGGCGCGGCGGCGCGTCACCGCCGGACGTTCCCGAGGTGGAGACCACCGCGGACCGGCTGGAGCTGGGCGGGCGGTTCGGCATGGACCACGAGGAGTGGCTGCGGCGCCGCCGGCACACGCTGCTGCGGGGCTGGCACTGCGACCACGGCGCCCGCGTCGACCCGCCGGCCGCGACCGTCCTGCGCGCCGAGACCGTCCCGCCGTACGGCGGCGACACCACTTGGTCCAACCTGGCCGCCGCCTACGCCGGACTGTCGGAGCCGGTACGCGCCTTCGTCGACGGGCTGCGCGCCGAGCACCGGCTCGGGGTCGGCTACCAGCCGCGGCCCGGGGACGACGCGTACGCCCGTCACCTGATGGACCATCAGATCGCCACGGTGCACCCGCTGGTACGCGTCCATCCCGAGACGGGCGAGCGGCTGCTGTTCGTCAACGGCTACTACGTCGAGCAGATCGAGGGCCTCTCCCGGGCGGAGAGCGCGGCGATCCTGGAGATGCTGCTGGAGCAGGCGGTCCGGCCCGAGTACACGGTCCGGTTCCGCTGGGAGCCGGGCAGCGTGGCCTTCTGGGACAACCGGGCCACCATCCACCTGGCACCCGGCGACAGCGCCCACCTCGGCTTCCCGCGCATCATGCACCGGGTGATGCTCGCCGGTGACGTACCGGTCGGAGTGGACGGCAAGCCGTCCGAGCCGATCACCGGCAGCGAGCCGGGCCGCTGGTGACCGGCCGGGGCGCGGCCGGTACGCCGGCGGTCAGGTCAGGGGGATCGTGACCTCGTCCTCGACGGGCGGTGCCACCTCCTGGGCGCGTCCGCCGGTCGCCGCGAAGCAGCGCAGCCGGACCGCCTCCCCGGTGACGTCCAGACGCAGGAACGACTTGAAGAACGGCGGGCTGTACGTGGCCGAACTCGGCGAGAACAGCTGGGTGTAGAGCTTGCGCACCGGAAGGCGGAAGCGGGCCCGGCGCTCCGGGCGGCGGCCGGCGCCGAGCAGGCTCGCCACCAGGCGGACGCGCCGGGTGACCCGTACCGGCGCGCCCCCGGGGCGGACGGACGGGACGCCGAGCCGCTCGGCGACGACGGCCATCGCCTCGGCCTCGCTGAGCGCGAGGAAGCGGCGCAGCCGCAGCCGGCGGGCGTACACCCTGCTGTAGAAGGCCAGGGAGTCGCCGCGCAGCGGATAGCAGCGGAAGTCCGACTCGGTGACGTTCGCGACGGACACGCGCGGGATGGTGTGGGTGGCGTGCATGAACGCGCCCCCGCCGCCGGAGACGACGTACTGGACGGTGCGGCCGTCCACGTCGACCGGATAGCGCTGGTAGTTGTGGATGTCGCCGCCGATCGCCGCCACATAGCGGTGCGCCGGGTCGCGCACGATGTCGTCGACGGTGCCGCCGCCCTCGATGGGGCAGGGATGGTGCTCGCCGTCCACGTACAGCGGTGATCCGGTGAGGAGGATCTTCGGGCGGGGCCCTCGCGAGACCTCCCGCAGCCAGGCGCCCTGCTCGGCGTCGATCGTGCCGAGCAGGCCGGTGTCGATGCCGACGATCCGCACCGGACCCGCGTCGATCGCCCAGTACGGGCCGGGCTGGAGGGCCTGTTGATCCGGTTGCGACCTCAGCTTCCGGGCCTCGGACAAGCGTTGCTCGTCCGTCGGGCGCGGCCGATGCCACAGCAGCGCACGCCACCAGGCACGGCCGAGCGGGCGGGGCCCCGGCTCGGGCGGCAGCGGCGGGGCGTCGTCGCAGAAGACGCGCATGAACCCGCCGAGGTCCTCGTACCAGTCGTGGTTCCCCGGTATCGCGTAGATCGGCGCCGGATAGTCCTGGTACGGGCGGAAGAACTTGGTGCTGTAGTCGTCGGTGCTCCCGACGGGATAGATCACGTCACTGGTGATCACGGCGAACGACGTGTCCCGACCGGCCTCCAGAAGGCCGGGGACGACGGCGTACTGAGAGTCGTCGCCCGCGCCGGTGTCCCCGATGACGAGGAAGGAGAAGCGGTCCCCCTCCGGTCGCCGTATCACCTTGTCCGCCGGGGCGCCGGCCGCCGTCCGCTGCGCCACCCACCGGTCCCGGGTGCGGCCCGTGGGGTCCCCGAACCAGGAGGCGACCACCCCGTTGCGGGCGGCCCACAGGACGCGCGGGTCGAGCCAGGACAGCTTCCGCACCCTGGCGGGGAGTAACTGCCGGTACGAGCCTGGTTCGGTGGCCGTCCAGCCGGCGCCTTCGACGGTATCGCGTGAGGAGTTGGACACGCGGTGCACCGTAACAATGATCAATGCCCTGCGGACGAGAGGGGTCCGGCGATCGGGTGCCGGACCCCTCCGTGGCCAACTCGCTTGCTAGTCCAGGGGATCGAGGGTGAGGTAGGCCCGCTGCGGATCGCCGTCGTGGACCAGGGACTCCTGGTTGCCGACGTCGTCGAAGGCGAACGCGTAGGCCTTGGAGTCGGCCATCCGGTCATGGATGATCCGCGCGTAGTGGTTGGTCACCGAGTCCTGGTAGAAGTTCGCGGCCGTGGCGTCCGGCTGGTCGGGGTTCACCAGGAGCGTGGACCGGTTGAACGCGGCGCACAGCGTGCGGGAGATGGGACCGCGTACCGCGTCGTTCGGTGCGTCCAGCAGTTTGTGGCAGCCGAAGACGCTGTCGGCGTCCGGCTTCCGGAAGCTGGTGACGACGGCGCCCGACGCGTCGGTGAAGTTCATGACGTCGCCCGAGACCCGGCCGTAGTAGCGGGTGCCGGGCTGGTCCCCGAACGGGGTGACGGTGAGGGTGGTGCCGGCGTACTTCTGCCAGACCCGGTTGACGTAGTCGTCCATCACGCCGCCCGGCAGGGCGCCGTTCTCCATGCCGTGCCCGGGTGAGAGCGCTCGCAGCACGGTGCCGTCGGACCGGGTCCGGATCAGACCGCCCCAGCCGCCGGGCTGCGCGCGCAGGGCGTCGAACACGGCGTGGTAGCCGCCCGGCTTGAGGCGGCCGGTGCTGGCGGTGCTTCCGTCGGCGCGCCGGACACCCACCGAGTACGGCACCGAGAACATGTCCACCTGGGTGCTGTTGAGCCACAGCCCGGCGTCGTTCAGTGTGTACTCGGACCAGTTGAAGAGGATGTCGTGGTTGGGGTCGCTCGGGTTCTGCACGGCGGGCTGGACCAGTCCGCCCGTGGTCAGTCTGAAGTCGAGTTTCTGGCCGTAGGAGAAGTAGATCCGCCCGGAGAACTTGGGGATCCGGATGGTCGCCGACTGTCCGGCGGCCGGCCCGGGGATCGAGGCGTCGGGGGCGGGAGTCGGCGGGTTCCCGCCCGCCGGCCACGGGTGGAAGGCGCCGTTCGCGTCGGCCCAGCCCTGCTGACCGGTCGTCAGGGACGTGCCGATGTCGTAGATGTACAGCTGCTCGCCGCGGGCGGAGTTGTTGGTCACCTCCAGCGGGATCGTGTCGGGCACCGCCGCCTCGGCCGCGGCGGGGGCACCGAATCCGAGCAGCGCGCCGACGAGGGCCGTCGCCCCTGTCACCGCGAGCACCTTGAGTCTGCTGAGCATGCTCCACCTCCGTGGGGGGGTTGGGGGGATACGGAGTTGCTTGGTCCGTACCTGAAGTGAGAGCGCTCTCAGAATCCCGTCCAGGGTGCGTACATGTCAATCAGGCCGTGTTGTGCGACACGTCCGGGGCGCCTCGCGGCGGTGGCGGACGCC from Streptomyces sp. 6-11-2 encodes:
- a CDS encoding glycoside hydrolase family 64 protein translates to MLSRLKVLAVTGATALVGALLGFGAPAAAEAAVPDTIPLEVTNNSARGEQLYIYDIGTSLTTGQQGWADANGAFHPWPAGGNPPTPAPDASIPGPAAGQSATIRIPKFSGRIYFSYGQKLDFRLTTGGLVQPAVQNPSDPNHDILFNWSEYTLNDAGLWLNSTQVDMFSVPYSVGVRRADGSTASTGRLKPGGYHAVFDALRAQPGGWGGLIRTRSDGTVLRALSPGHGMENGALPGGVMDDYVNRVWQKYAGTTLTVTPFGDQPGTRYYGRVSGDVMNFTDASGAVVTSFRKPDADSVFGCHKLLDAPNDAVRGPISRTLCAAFNRSTLLVNPDQPDATAANFYQDSVTNHYARIIHDRMADSKAYAFAFDDVGNQESLVHDGDPQRAYLTLDPLD